In Arachis hypogaea cultivar Tifrunner chromosome 7, arahy.Tifrunner.gnm2.J5K5, whole genome shotgun sequence, the genomic window taaccATGAAGAGAGGGACATGAGGAAGGGGGTGGGGGGTTACGGTGATGGAGTGGGGTGAGGAGGTTTAGGGTTACGGGAGTGGGGTGAgggattgttttaattttttaattatttttattatttaataagagtaatttggtaaaaaaaataaaattgaagtaaaaaatgacgattttataacgttttgtaacgttgaagattattttaataacaaaaaaagtcggggatgattttgattttgacctcaaatcttagggacgaaaaaagtacttatccctatttatacacaaatatattagtgactgattttggtgtaccaatagcattttttattttttaattgttatcatgtagtttctatttattttgtgttaCCTAATTTGTATAGCTTTTGAAATCAATAATAATTCACATCAAATATGCAACTAACAATCCAATTCCAAAACCCTTAatatattaacataaaaaaattatgtaaccTCCTATATAAAATTATCAAAGCTATGTTTTGAAAAGAAGTTAATTGACTTGattgacaataaaaaaatttcagaGCTGTAAGATCTAAATCACAGCTAAAATTAGGTATCACACTTATTACATAAACACATGCTATCCATATAAAATAGTTGGCTCTATTTATTTTAGATGATGATACTTTTTAAAGGAATGAACCACCTTTTTGGCTTGTCATAATGAAGTGGAACCTCTATGATTAATGAGTATGAAAATCCTATATTGAGGACTTTAGAAAATAACATCAAACATGAAATGGTTATTTTTGGATTAACAAATTTGACTAAGTCTTCATTGCCTTTTCCTCCTTCATAGAggctttaagaaaaaaaaaaaaagaacacaatGACATGTGGGAATAGTTCTGAGAAGCCAGATTGTTCAATCTGGTTTTTTCAGGAACAAATTTCCCTTGTGTTAAGAGATCAcctgaaaaaatattaatttcaagCCACTTCTGGGGTTTCTTATGTAATTAGTATTGGATCTTTATAACATCTGTAATCTTAGACATAGATTTGTTGTATTTTTCTGCATGAGGGTTGTTTTGGTcagataaaaatatttaggagTGGAAAATGAGCTTCTTTGCATGTTGCACATCACAACATAGGTTCCATAAGAAAACTTTGAAGAAGAAAATTAAGAGCTATCATGAAGGAAAACCTGTACCATCAATATTTGCCAATTTCTCTCTCAAAACTGGTAATTTCTTTTCATCATCTTCAATATCTTAATCTTCTTCATTGTGGAAATATCTCTTCAAATTTTTGTCTAATGTCTTGAGGCCAATTTTGTTTTGGTGTTCAAATCTTTTAGATCAAGTATGTATAAtcctaaaaatgaaaaaatatatgaaataatgCTAATACAATAggctttaatttcttgttctatgTTTCTTGCTGAATAATTGATCTTTAAACTTTTATTCCTCAATTTCTCATAATCTAAGTTTAGCATAATTGGTCTATGTACAAATCTCTTAAACCATTCTTAATGATAAATCACCAACACTGAAACCTTGAACAAATTTAATCTTGTAGATAGTAGCAAGCGAAATTTCATCGAAGGCGAAATAGAAAAACTTGGAAGAGGAAATTTAACCTCTCAGATTTTTACTTATTCCGAGCTATGCTTCGCAACCCGGAACTTTCACCCTGACTACATGATTGGTGAAGGAGGCTTTGGAAGAGTATACAAAGGATTCCTTAGAGGAACTAATCAGGTATATTACCTTAGCTCATCTCATATCTCTTTGAATTTCCATTTGTTATGAAGAGTATAAAGTTAATCAATCTTGTTTTAAATGATGTGTTAAATGCAGGTTGTTGCTGTGAAGCAACTTAACAGGAATGGATTTCAAGGAAACAGAGAATTTATAGTAGAGGTTTTGATGTTAAGCCTCTTGCATAATCCTTACCTTGTCAATTTGGTAGGGTATTGTGCTGATGGTGATCAAAGAGTTCTTGTGTATGAGTACATGGTTAATGGTTCTTTAGAAGATCATCTTTTTGGTAAGTAAAATACTCATATTTCCAAAAGATTTGTGACTTTTTGGAAATTTGATACATTCATAACTCAATATATTTCGATACAAATTGTATCCGAATACACTGAATTGTTAATGTACTGAAATGAAAATGATTTCCAGATCTACCTCAAGATAAAAAGGCTTTGGATTGGAGCACAAGAATGAAAATTGCAGAAGGTGCTGCTAGAGGACTTGAATATTTACATGAAGTAGCAAATCCGCCGGTTATATATCGCGATTTCAAGGCATCAAACATACTTTTGGATGAGGATTTCAATCCAAAATTATCAGATTTTGGACTAGCAAAGCTTGGTCCGACCGGCGATAAAACTCATGTGTCAACAAGGGTGATGGGAACTTATGGTTATTGTGCTCCTGAGTATGCCTCCACAGGACAATTGACAACAAAATCTGATGTATATAGTTTTGGTGTTGTGCTTTTGGAGATGATCACAGGTAGAAGAGTCATTGATCATATGAGACCATCAGGGGAGCAAAACTTAGTTACTTGGGTATGTCATTGAATTATTTCTTATCAATCATAGATAGTTCCTTCATTTGATAGTTGTAGAATTTGATAGACTTAAAACAAAAACATCTCATTTCTCATAACATAGTAGATAATGTTGGATCCAATAGTagcatttttctatttttttcacagAATCTTGAAAACAGAAACATTGAAAGTACAACAGAAAATgaaaacacaaaccaaacacaTGTTTTTAACATTATGATCAATGTGAATAGAATGTTCCAAAATTTATATAATGTTTGTTATATTTTCAGGCATACCCACTACTCAAAGACAGAAGGAAGTTTACACTAATGGCTGATCCATTGCTAGAAGGGAGATACCCTATAAGGGGTCTGCACCAAGCAATAGCAATAGCAGCAATGTGTCTTCAGGAAGATGCTGAATTAAGGCCTTTGATTAGTGATGTAGTTACAGCTCTTAATGTATTAGCAAGGAAGAATGTAGAATGGAgtgataacaataataatagtaataattcaGTTGAGAGAATGACTTTGATAGATTAGAGGTCATGTCATAGGATGTGAATATATGCATTCAAGCAACTGTAATTGAAGTTTGTGAATCCCTCTTGAATATTTCTATGTGAATTATTGAATCGATAatgttagaaagaaaaaaaaaaccaaaatttatcttatttaatatttattaattatagcaacaattaataaatactaaattaaggcaaattctaattgtttttagctaattttttattattaaatattttcgtaTTGAAATAATAAATTGTCAACTCATACTAAGATTCAGATTTCTCTAACTAGTGTTACAAAATTTCAGAGAACTTGCAAAATGCCAAAATGTAATTTGCTGGTGAATTTTTTGAGAACTATATAATGAATTCATAATTTCATATTGTTAATCAAACACACAATTATAAATTTATAGTTATCTTGGACAAAAAATGACTTTGGCTTGATCACTTTCATGTTTAATTTCTGCATATTATAGTTCACAATTTCATTTATAAGAAGTCACTAATTGATTAATCAATAATCACGGTTGGTACaaattaattcattaattatttttttatactataaaATAAAATGTGTATATAGTATTTGTAGTAGTATAATTTaagtaaattaaaaattaaatatttaaacgtATCCACTAGACAATAAATCTAACTTTTCTTTAACATATAAATGTAATAGTAAATTACTCAACAATAAGGTGAAGCTATTATTGTCTAAAGAAATGATACATAGTAAATACTTAATCCGCAttaaaggcataaaataaaatattaaatttaattttcaataacaTTCACCATAAATCTAAAAAGttgaacataaaaataattataaagtgtgaacttttaaataatttttgttatgtgAGAATCAGTTATTATACCATCGTAGGATCTCTTGatttagaaaaaaagaaaaacattgaCACTTCTACttgaatattaaaaataacaattttGTTGCGTTTATATCTTTAtaataaaactattttattaattaagaagtaaattaaatatataattaataataataataataataataataataataataataataataataattgttcataccctgacccaataataaaggcccaggtccaaaagaAAGGCTTAGTCCAAAGGATTGAGCCTTACTACGCACCGACCTAGTGTCAAGAAGTCGGTATTGACTACGACTTGTCCTAAAGAAGTCGGgcatgagattagctggcagataaacactcattcaaatgagtaaccgcccctaaaatctctccaaccgcttcatcaagccatatcttaacctccctaagataatgggacggttaacaccctaaagatacggcactactccaacggtggttattggctcaccactataaatacactgacacccctcaggtatctttaagcccaatactctctagacctgctaacacccttgctaacttaggcacggagtgtctttgcaggtaccaccccccattcactcacgcacacaagtcggaaggaggctccaGCGCGCGAACCAGCTCGGAGACTACCATCCGCGGACGATTGGGGCAACCAACGTCATCTAatctattaatctccggttacccaccgtaacattggcgccgttgccggagaaccgagagatcatccatcgatggcggacagatcccacgaagaaggccatgtggagacagattctgaacaagagaatctggacacaggCAATAACGATGTGGACCTCGCCCTCCACTAGGAAGTTGACAATCAGCATAGAGAGGGCACCTCCGGGGTAAAGAACCCGAAGGTGAATTCCTCAGAagggcgcgaatcagaaaaaggAGGACCATCCCATGTAACTGAACTCATGGGGTTAGTCCACAGCCGCCTGGAACAGTTAGAACAAGAGCGGGAGCggcaaaaggaaactgaaaagtacctaagaggagatggaacggcgaaaagagttagaaagaaaactcttaaagctgGAATCCTCCCTCAAGAGTCACAACTCCCGCGACGAACAAGAAGAGCCGCTCTTGGGTGAAGaggatcctttcagcgaggacataatgagggcaaaagttccgagaaacttcaaaagcccagatatggacctctacgatggaaccacggatccaaagcatcatctaagcaactttaaaagtcggatgtacctagctgatgcttccgacgctacgcgatgcaaagctttcccgaccactttatcgaaagcagcgatgaagtggttcgatagccttcccCCGAGATCGATCactagctttgaagacctctcaaggaagtttttgatgaggttctcaattcagaaagacaaggtgaaacatgcaccgagcctcctgggaataaaacaggaggtcggagaacctttacgagcctatatggaaaggttcaacaaagcatgtttggagattcaagacctgcccacagaggcagtcataatgggactagtcaatggacttagagaaggACCCTTCTCGcaatccatatctaaaagacatcTCGTTtctttaagtgatgtacaggaacgagctgaaaagtacatcaatatggaggaaaacgccaaattaagagacctgagttggcgacaaggaccccctccctcaactaaagagagggaaagggaagccaagaaaaaggaagagctcGGTCTTGAGAGgccaaggaaatatcactcttatactccctgaaagtttctatagtggatgtatacagagagatttgcaacactgaaagactgccaccccctagacccattaaaaataaaaaaggggggagccgcagcgattactgcgagtaccacaaaatatatggtcactccacaaacgactgctacgacctcaagaatgtgatagaaaagctggctagaaaAGGttggcttgatagatatctcatagagaggtcggacagtcatgaaaagagaaagcgagatgatatggatagaagagacccaccaccgcaaactccagagagacatatccatatgatctcaggaggatttgcgggaggaggactcaccaaatcctctcgcaaaagacatctcaaaagagtctatcaggtcggggaagagtcacccgaccttcctaccatttcattcacaaaagaagatgggcaaggaataatccatggacacgatgatccagtggtaataactatgatcctagcaaataCCCATCTCCACAGAatcctagtagaccaaggaagctcggcggacattctCTTCAAGCCTgctttcgacaagctagggttagatgagaaGGAGTTAAGtgcctaccccgacaccctatacggattaggggacacgccaataaaaccactgggaattttacccctccacaccacttttggaaaaggggaaaaatcaaagactctgagtatagactttatAGTCATAGATGTAGGGTCAGCATACAATGCTTtgatcggcagagctacccttaatcgactcggagcggtggtatccactccccacctctgcatgaaattcccgacctcagcgggaatagcaacagtaaggggagatcaaaagttggcaaggaaatgctacaacgaaagcctaaatctgagaggaaagggcaaagaagttcacacaatagagctcggcggcgcaagggccagagaagagctgcgaccacaaccAGGAGGAAAAACCAAGGAGATACAGGTCggtaaagaggaaggaaaaaacacttatATAGGAGACAACCTAGGGGAAACTCTAAAACAAGGGTTGGCTAAACTCCTAAGAgacaattccgacctcttcgcctggaaggcctctgacATGCCTGGGATTGACCCCGGGCTCATGTCTCACAAGCTCTCGGTTTAtccagggtcccgacctgtacaacaaagaatacgcaagctcggaccagaacgagccctaatagtagaagaacaagtacaggcacTTCTGGAAGCTGGCTTCattagagaagtcaagtacccaacatggctagccaatgtagtgctggtcaaaaaacagaatggcaaatggagaatgtgtgtcgactataccgacttaaataaggcatgtcccaaggacccttatcccctaccaagtattgataccctagtggattccagctcggggtaccaatacttatcGTTCATGGAcacctactcgggatataatcaaatcccgatgtatgagccagaccaggagaaaacgtcattcatcacacccagagctaatttctgctacgtggtcatgccattcggattgaagaatgcaggagccacatatcaaaggttgatgaataaagtgttttccccTCACCTAGGGaccctaatggaagtatacgtcgacgacatgctggtaaaaaccaagAAGGAGGTCGACCTCCTATcagacctctcgcaagtcttcgataccataaggctgcacgggatgagattaaatcctgcaaagtgtgccttcgcggtagaggcagggaagtttctagggtttatgctaacacaaagagagattgaagccaatcccgataagtgtagagccatcctagaaatgaaaagtccgacttgtttgagagaagtccagcagctcaatggccgacttgcagccctctccagatttttggcagggtCGGCACTAAAGTCCCTTCCTctgttctccttattgagaaagggatgccagtttgaatggactccggaatgcgaggaggcgttccaagagttcaaaaagtttttaagccaacctcctatcctaaCCCGACCAGTACCAGGGAAAGACCTCGTTCTGTACTTGTCCGTAGCAAACAGGGCTGTCTCGTCAGCCCTGAtaaaagaagacgaggtc contains:
- the LOC112701989 gene encoding probable serine/threonine-protein kinase PBL23: MSFFACCTSQHRFHKKTLKKKIKSYHEGKPVPSIFANFSLKTDSSKRNFIEGEIEKLGRGNLTSQIFTYSELCFATRNFHPDYMIGEGGFGRVYKGFLRGTNQVVAVKQLNRNGFQGNREFIVEVLMLSLLHNPYLVNLVGYCADGDQRVLVYEYMVNGSLEDHLFDLPQDKKALDWSTRMKIAEGAARGLEYLHEVANPPVIYRDFKASNILLDEDFNPKLSDFGLAKLGPTGDKTHVSTRVMGTYGYCAPEYASTGQLTTKSDVYSFGVVLLEMITGRRVIDHMRPSGEQNLVTWAYPLLKDRRKFTLMADPLLEGRYPIRGLHQAIAIAAMCLQEDAELRPLISDVVTALNVLARKNVEWSDNNNNSNNSVERMTLID